From one Catellatospora sp. IY07-71 genomic stretch:
- the gsmA gene encoding sporangiospore maturation cell wall hydrolase GsmA, translating to MPLLLLAALPAVAVATGRPRTVVPPDLARATGVDPVTGTAGIRVDTDGGVVHVRSGPATDRRVSAALGDDSRVAVRCKVWGERVTGTKRRTAYWMRVGAGRYLSDAFLDWPAARPEVPWCGNAPVDAVTARVAAGGSVLNLRREPGTGTGRLGTVDDGSVLAVRCQAAGQAVGGSGTWLRVAGGRYVAEAYVRWAPQRPWLPWCGQEPSRTPPASSREFLAQAAGPARAAARAHGVPASVLVAQAVYASDWGRAEPARRDHNLFGTLCVPAAQPGALGCREYGATALRAYRGPADSFADQARMLAAEPRNATALTHAADPERFVRDLQAAGYAGGAHYADRLVDLIRRYDLRRLDAAG from the coding sequence ATGCCTCTGCTGCTGCTCGCCGCGCTGCCCGCGGTGGCGGTCGCGACCGGGCGGCCCCGCACCGTCGTGCCGCCGGACCTCGCCCGCGCGACGGGGGTGGACCCGGTCACCGGCACCGCGGGGATCCGGGTCGACACCGACGGCGGCGTGGTGCACGTCCGCTCCGGCCCGGCGACCGACCGGCGCGTCTCGGCCGCGCTCGGCGACGACAGCCGGGTGGCCGTGCGCTGCAAGGTGTGGGGCGAGCGGGTGACCGGCACGAAACGCCGCACCGCGTACTGGATGCGGGTCGGGGCCGGCCGCTACCTGTCCGACGCCTTCCTGGACTGGCCCGCCGCGCGGCCCGAGGTGCCGTGGTGCGGCAACGCCCCCGTGGACGCGGTCACCGCCCGGGTGGCGGCGGGCGGGTCGGTGCTCAACCTGCGCCGCGAGCCCGGCACGGGGACCGGCCGCCTCGGCACCGTCGACGACGGCAGCGTGCTGGCCGTGCGCTGCCAGGCCGCCGGCCAGGCGGTGGGCGGTTCGGGCACCTGGCTGCGGGTGGCGGGCGGCCGCTACGTCGCCGAGGCGTACGTGCGCTGGGCGCCGCAGCGGCCCTGGCTGCCGTGGTGCGGGCAGGAGCCGTCGCGCACGCCGCCGGCCAGCTCGCGCGAGTTCCTGGCGCAGGCCGCGGGTCCGGCCCGCGCCGCCGCGCGCGCCCACGGGGTGCCCGCGTCCGTGCTGGTCGCCCAAGCGGTGTACGCCTCGGACTGGGGCCGGGCCGAGCCCGCCCGGCGCGACCACAACCTCTTCGGCACCCTCTGCGTCCCGGCCGCCCAGCCCGGCGCGCTGGGCTGCCGCGAGTACGGCGCCACCGCGCTGCGCGCCTACCGCGGACCCGCCGACTCCTTCGCCGACCAGGCCCGGATGCTGGCCGCCGAGCCGCGAAACGCCACGGCCCTCACCCACGCCGCCGACCCCGAGCGGTTCGTCCGCGATCTCCAGGCCGCCGGGTACGCCGGCGGCGCGCACTACGCCGACCGCCTCGTCGACCTGATCCGCCGCTACGACCTGCGCCGCCTCGACGCCGCGGGCTGA
- the uvrA gene encoding excinuclease ABC subunit UvrA: protein MSDRLIIRGAREHNLRDVSLDLPRDAMIVFTGLSGSGKSSLAFDTIFAEGQRRYVESLSSYARQFLGQMDKPDVDFIEGLSPAVSIDQKSTSRNPRSTVGTITEVYDYLRLLFARVGQPHCPVCGHLISRQSPQQIVDRVLALEEGTRFQVLAPVIRGRKGEYLDLFSDLQSKGFARARVDGVVYPLNEVPKLAKQQKHTIEVVVDRLAVKASSKQRLTDSVETALGLAGGIVIMDFVDLPEDDEHRERKFSENLACPNEHPLGIEDLEPRVFSFNSPYGACPECTGLGTKKEVDPELVIPDPEKSLGQGAISPWAGGQTMEYFGRLLEALGEENGFDLDTPWRALTARAQKLILHGAENQVHVRYRNKYGRERSYYSGFEGVIPWLERRHADTESEWSRDKYEGYMREVPCSVCSGTRLKPEVLAVTLDGRNIAELCALSVGEAAVVLAGLELDDRQRFIAERVLKEINARLRFLVDVGLDYLSLNRPSGSLSGGEAQRIRLATQIGSGLVGVLYVLDEPSIGLHQRDNHRLIETLVRLRDLGNTLIVVEHDEDTIRTADWVVDIGPGAGEHGGAIVHSGPYDKLLVNEESVTGAYLSGRKQIATPAQRRPATPGRELTVVGAREHNLRNVSVAFPLGQFIAVTGVSGSGKSTLVNDILYTVLANQINGARMVPGRHTRVTGLEHVDKVVGVDQSPIGRTPRSNPATYTGVFDNIRKLFAETTEAKVRGYGPGRFSFNVKGGRCENCAGDGTIKIEMNFLPDVYVPCEVCKGARYNRETLEVHYKGKTIAEVLEMPIEEGAAFFEPIPAIHRHLKTLVDVGLGYVRLGQSAPTLSGGEAQRVKLASELQKRSTGRTVYVLDEPTTGLHFEDIRKLLLVLQGLVDKGNTVIVIEHNLDVIKSADHLIDMGPEGGHKGGSVVATGTPEQLAAVAESHTGQFLKPMLAAHPAPAPATPPRARKARAKAAV, encoded by the coding sequence GTGAGCGACCGACTGATCATCCGTGGGGCGCGCGAGCACAACCTGCGCGACGTCAGCCTGGACCTGCCCCGGGACGCGATGATCGTGTTCACCGGGCTGAGCGGCTCGGGCAAGTCGAGCCTCGCCTTCGACACGATCTTCGCGGAGGGGCAGCGCAGGTACGTCGAGTCGCTGTCGTCGTACGCCCGGCAGTTCCTCGGGCAGATGGACAAGCCGGACGTCGACTTCATCGAGGGCCTGAGCCCGGCGGTGTCGATCGACCAGAAGTCGACCTCGCGCAACCCGCGCTCGACCGTGGGCACCATCACCGAGGTGTACGACTACCTGCGTCTCCTCTTCGCCCGGGTCGGCCAGCCGCACTGCCCGGTCTGCGGTCACCTGATCAGCCGGCAGAGCCCGCAGCAGATCGTGGACCGGGTGCTCGCGCTGGAGGAGGGCACCCGCTTCCAGGTGCTCGCCCCGGTGATCCGCGGCCGCAAGGGTGAGTACCTCGACCTCTTCTCCGACCTGCAGAGCAAGGGCTTCGCCCGGGCCCGGGTCGACGGGGTGGTGTATCCGCTCAACGAGGTGCCGAAGCTGGCCAAGCAGCAGAAGCACACCATCGAGGTGGTCGTCGACCGGCTCGCCGTGAAGGCGAGCAGCAAGCAGCGCCTCACCGACTCGGTGGAGACCGCGCTCGGCCTGGCCGGCGGCATCGTGATCATGGACTTCGTCGACCTGCCGGAGGACGACGAGCACCGCGAGCGCAAGTTCTCCGAGAACCTGGCCTGTCCGAACGAGCACCCGCTGGGCATCGAGGACCTGGAGCCGCGGGTCTTCTCCTTCAACTCGCCGTACGGCGCCTGCCCGGAGTGCACCGGCCTGGGCACGAAGAAGGAGGTCGACCCGGAGCTGGTCATCCCGGACCCGGAGAAGAGCCTGGGCCAGGGTGCCATCTCGCCCTGGGCCGGCGGCCAGACGATGGAGTACTTCGGCCGCCTGCTGGAGGCGCTGGGCGAGGAGAACGGCTTCGACCTGGACACGCCGTGGCGGGCGCTGACCGCGCGGGCCCAGAAGCTGATCCTGCACGGCGCGGAGAACCAGGTGCACGTGCGCTACCGGAACAAGTACGGCCGCGAGCGCTCCTACTACTCCGGCTTCGAGGGCGTGATCCCGTGGCTGGAGCGCCGGCACGCCGACACCGAGAGCGAGTGGTCCCGCGACAAGTACGAGGGCTACATGCGCGAGGTGCCGTGCTCGGTCTGCTCGGGCACCCGCCTCAAGCCCGAGGTGCTGGCCGTCACGCTGGACGGGCGCAACATCGCCGAGCTGTGCGCCCTGTCGGTGGGCGAGGCCGCGGTCGTGCTGGCCGGGCTGGAGCTGGACGACCGGCAGCGCTTCATCGCCGAGCGGGTGCTCAAGGAGATCAACGCCCGGCTGCGCTTCCTCGTCGACGTCGGCCTGGACTACCTGTCGCTGAACCGCCCGTCGGGCTCGCTGTCCGGCGGCGAGGCGCAGCGCATCCGGCTGGCCACCCAGATCGGCTCCGGCCTGGTCGGCGTGCTGTACGTGCTGGACGAGCCGTCGATCGGCCTGCACCAGCGGGACAACCACCGGCTCATCGAGACGCTGGTCCGGCTGCGCGACCTCGGCAACACCCTGATCGTCGTCGAGCACGACGAGGACACCATCCGCACCGCGGACTGGGTCGTGGACATCGGCCCCGGCGCGGGCGAGCACGGCGGCGCCATCGTGCACAGCGGGCCGTACGACAAGCTGCTGGTCAACGAGGAGTCGGTGACGGGGGCGTACCTGTCCGGCCGCAAGCAGATCGCGACCCCGGCGCAGCGGCGCCCGGCCACGCCCGGCCGGGAGCTGACCGTCGTCGGCGCGCGCGAGCACAACCTGCGCAACGTGTCGGTCGCGTTCCCGCTGGGGCAGTTCATCGCGGTCACCGGCGTGTCCGGCTCGGGCAAGTCGACGCTGGTCAACGACATCCTCTACACCGTGCTGGCGAACCAGATCAACGGGGCGCGCATGGTGCCGGGCCGGCACACCCGGGTCACCGGCCTGGAGCACGTGGACAAGGTCGTCGGCGTGGACCAGTCGCCGATCGGGCGTACGCCGCGGTCGAACCCGGCCACCTACACCGGCGTGTTCGACAACATCCGCAAGCTGTTCGCGGAGACCACGGAGGCGAAGGTGCGCGGCTACGGGCCGGGCCGGTTCTCCTTCAACGTCAAGGGCGGCCGCTGCGAGAACTGCGCGGGCGACGGCACCATCAAGATCGAGATGAACTTCCTGCCCGACGTGTACGTGCCGTGCGAGGTGTGCAAGGGCGCCCGGTACAACCGGGAGACCCTGGAGGTGCACTACAAGGGCAAGACCATCGCCGAGGTGCTGGAGATGCCGATCGAGGAGGGGGCCGCGTTCTTCGAGCCGATCCCGGCCATCCACCGGCACCTCAAGACCCTGGTCGACGTCGGCCTGGGCTACGTGCGGCTGGGCCAGAGCGCGCCGACCCTGTCCGGCGGCGAGGCGCAGCGGGTCAAGCTCGCCTCCGAGCTGCAGAAGCGCTCCACCGGCCGGACGGTGTACGTGCTCGACGAGCCGACCACCGGCCTGCACTTCGAGGACATCCGCAAGCTGCTGCTGGTGCTGCAGGGGCTGGTCGACAAGGGCAACACCGTGATCGTGATCGAGCACAACCTCGACGTGATCAAGTCGGCGGACCACCTGATCGACATGGGCCCCGAGGGCGGTCACAAGGGCGGCAGCGTGGTCGCGACCGGCACCCCGGAGCAGCTCGCCGCGGTCGCCGAGAGCCACACCGGCCAGTTCCTCAAGCCGATGCTCGCCGCGCATCCCGCGCCCGCCCCGGCCACCCCGCCCCGCGCCCGCAAGGCCCGCGCCAAGGCCGCGGTCTGA
- a CDS encoding helix-turn-helix transcriptional regulator: MATSGTSLRRRRLGVALRELREHASLTHQQVGLTLDCSPSKISRIENGEVGVRRGDLLVLLDLYGLDDAGQREELLELARESKRRGGWWLKYGELSHPYLKLIQLEAEAASIRGTELLLIPGLLQTEQYARALISTASPDDPEEAERRVGIRMMRQEIFRRPNPPEFWVVLDEAALHRHVGGSETMKDQLLALAEASTLPNVTIQVLPFEHGEYEAMTGSFRVMRFPDHRDPDTVYLEGFSGTMYLDDVRDIRRYSLVFDHLCAAALSPQLSHQRILAVARNLTTHV, encoded by the coding sequence ATGGCCACGTCAGGCACCTCGCTACGCCGCCGCCGTCTCGGCGTGGCCCTGCGGGAGCTGCGAGAACACGCCAGCCTGACCCACCAGCAGGTCGGGCTAACGCTCGACTGCTCGCCCTCGAAGATCAGCCGGATCGAGAACGGCGAGGTCGGCGTACGCCGTGGTGACCTGCTGGTGCTGCTCGACCTGTACGGCCTCGACGACGCCGGGCAGCGGGAGGAGCTGCTGGAACTGGCCCGGGAGTCGAAACGGCGCGGCGGCTGGTGGCTGAAGTACGGCGAGCTCTCACACCCGTACCTGAAACTGATCCAACTGGAGGCGGAGGCGGCCTCGATACGCGGCACCGAACTGCTTCTCATACCCGGCCTGCTGCAAACCGAGCAGTACGCACGCGCGCTGATCTCGACCGCCTCGCCCGACGACCCGGAGGAGGCGGAACGCCGGGTAGGCATTCGAATGATGCGGCAGGAGATCTTCCGGCGGCCGAACCCGCCCGAATTCTGGGTCGTTCTGGATGAGGCGGCTCTGCACCGCCACGTCGGCGGAAGCGAGACCATGAAGGACCAGTTACTCGCCCTCGCCGAGGCAAGCACACTTCCGAACGTCACGATTCAGGTGCTGCCGTTCGAACACGGCGAGTACGAGGCCATGACGGGGTCGTTCCGGGTGATGCGCTTTCCGGACCATCGGGACCCGGACACCGTCTACCTGGAAGGTTTCAGCGGCACCATGTACCTCGACGACGTGCGCGACATCAGGCGATATAGCCTAGTTTTCGACCATCTCTGCGCGGCGGCCCTCAGCCCACAGCTGTCCCATCAGCGGATACTCGCTGTCGCGCGGAACCTCACCACACATGTTTGA
- a CDS encoding lysoplasmalogenase gives MRADRLVLGLFGVASALNVIAAGVASKPLDWVTKPLLLPLLALWFYLYHRSRGLVPNAGILAALLFSWAGDVALQFEGTTAFITGMALFGTAHVCYVTTFVRHGALSRMRAWPMPLVPVGYAVFLVGALTWLWPALSEAGLALPMAVYGTLLSSTAALAASFGWRTALGGALFLISDLLIAVRVADAFTIPGPPIWVMLTYVLAQFLLATGWVARRAQ, from the coding sequence ATGCGCGCGGACCGGCTTGTGCTGGGCCTTTTCGGTGTGGCCTCGGCCCTGAACGTCATCGCCGCCGGCGTGGCGAGCAAGCCGCTGGACTGGGTGACCAAGCCGCTGCTGCTGCCGCTGCTGGCGCTGTGGTTCTACCTGTACCACCGCTCGCGGGGCCTGGTCCCGAACGCCGGCATCCTGGCCGCGCTGCTGTTCTCCTGGGCCGGTGACGTGGCGCTGCAGTTCGAGGGGACCACCGCGTTCATCACCGGCATGGCGCTGTTCGGCACGGCGCACGTCTGCTACGTGACCACGTTCGTGCGCCACGGGGCGCTGTCGCGGATGCGGGCGTGGCCGATGCCGCTGGTGCCGGTCGGCTACGCGGTCTTCCTGGTCGGGGCGCTGACCTGGCTGTGGCCCGCGCTGTCGGAGGCGGGCCTGGCGCTGCCGATGGCCGTCTACGGCACGCTGCTGTCCTCGACCGCGGCGCTGGCCGCGTCGTTCGGCTGGCGCACCGCGCTCGGCGGCGCGCTGTTCCTGATCTCGGACCTGCTGATCGCGGTGCGGGTCGCCGACGCGTTCACCATCCCCGGCCCCCCGATCTGGGTGATGCTCACCTACGTCCTGGCCCAGTTCCTGCTGGCCACCGGCTGGGTCGCCCGCCGCGCTCAGTGA
- a CDS encoding Rieske (2Fe-2S) protein: protein MSDVTPGATSRRVLLTTAGAVGAGALLAACGSESPSATPSNAAPGAGASTGATPAGAGGGAVLAKTADIPVGGGVIFKEAGVVVTQPAAGQFKAFNSICTHMQCPVSSVENGKIKCQCHFSEFAIADGAVLSPPAPRPLDEKKITVENGEIRLA, encoded by the coding sequence ATGAGTGACGTGACCCCCGGCGCCACCTCGCGCCGGGTCCTGCTGACCACCGCCGGTGCTGTGGGCGCCGGTGCCCTGCTCGCGGCCTGCGGCTCCGAGAGCCCGTCCGCGACGCCGTCGAACGCGGCCCCGGGTGCGGGCGCCTCGACCGGTGCGACGCCGGCCGGTGCGGGCGGCGGCGCGGTGCTGGCCAAGACCGCGGACATCCCGGTCGGCGGCGGCGTGATCTTCAAGGAGGCGGGCGTCGTCGTCACGCAGCCCGCCGCGGGCCAGTTCAAGGCGTTCAACAGCATCTGCACCCACATGCAGTGCCCGGTGAGCTCGGTGGAGAACGGCAAGATCAAGTGTCAGTGCCACTTCAGTGAGTTCGCGATCGCCGACGGCGCGGTGCTGAGCCCGCCCGCCCCGCGCCCGCTGGACGAGAAGAAGATCACGGTCGAGAACGGCGAGATCCGCCTGGCCTGA
- the rsgA gene encoding ribosome small subunit-dependent GTPase A → MTVSLSSLGWDDHFASAYPLFDRPDHAPGRVVRADRGVCTVLTAAGTHRASLGGPAMIAAAADPVALPCAGDWVALRHWPDQRTTIEAVLPRRSAIVRRTADKDATGQVLAANVDTAAVIASPDPMPEPGTIERLLSLAWESGAKPLLVMTKADLVADPDALVAELAELVPVPVLAVSAERGTGLDALRARCAPGRTLGLIGASGAGKSTLVNALVGTTVMTTQAKRRVDGKGRHTTTHRALIPVPGGGAVLDTPGIRGVGLLDGETGLDRTFADIVALIAQCRFPDCAHHTEPRCAVRDALESGDLPSRRWDSWRKLQRELAHESRRARTRATRPTRRPR, encoded by the coding sequence ATGACCGTCTCCCTGTCGTCCCTCGGCTGGGACGACCACTTCGCTTCCGCATACCCCCTCTTCGACCGGCCCGACCACGCACCGGGCCGGGTGGTGCGCGCCGACCGGGGCGTCTGCACCGTGCTGACCGCCGCCGGCACCCACCGGGCGAGCCTCGGCGGCCCGGCCATGATCGCGGCCGCCGCCGACCCGGTGGCCCTGCCCTGCGCCGGCGACTGGGTGGCGCTGCGGCACTGGCCCGACCAGCGCACCACCATCGAGGCGGTGCTGCCGCGGCGCAGCGCGATCGTGCGCCGCACCGCCGACAAGGACGCCACCGGCCAGGTGCTGGCCGCCAACGTCGACACCGCCGCGGTGATCGCCTCACCCGACCCCATGCCCGAGCCCGGCACCATCGAGCGACTGCTCTCCCTGGCCTGGGAGTCCGGCGCGAAGCCGCTGCTGGTGATGACCAAGGCCGACCTGGTCGCCGACCCGGACGCGCTCGTCGCGGAACTGGCCGAGCTGGTGCCCGTGCCCGTGCTCGCGGTGAGCGCCGAGCGCGGCACCGGCCTGGACGCGCTGCGTGCGCGCTGCGCACCCGGCCGCACGCTGGGCCTGATCGGCGCCTCCGGCGCGGGCAAGTCGACACTGGTCAACGCCCTGGTCGGCACGACCGTGATGACGACGCAGGCCAAACGCCGGGTCGACGGCAAGGGCCGGCACACCACCACCCACCGCGCGCTGATCCCGGTGCCCGGCGGCGGCGCCGTCCTGGACACCCCCGGCATCCGCGGCGTCGGCCTCCTCGACGGCGAGACCGGCCTCGACCGCACCTTCGCCGACATCGTCGCCCTCATCGCCCAGTGCCGCTTCCCCGACTGCGCCCACCACACCGAACCCCGCTGCGCCGTCCGCGACGCCCTGGAATCCGGCGACCTCCCCTCCCGCCGCTGGGACAGCTGGCGCAAACTCCAGCGCGAGCTCGCCCACGAATCCCGCCGCGCCCGCACCCGCGCCACCCGCCCCACCCGCCGCCCCCGCTGA
- a CDS encoding DUF397 domain-containing protein translates to MREVDLSGAGWRKSTRSGAAQGDCVEVALVQASVAVRDSKHPVGPVLLFSLGEWQSFVAGAKAGEFDR, encoded by the coding sequence ATGCGCGAAGTCGACCTGTCGGGTGCCGGCTGGCGTAAGAGCACCCGCAGCGGGGCTGCTCAAGGGGACTGTGTCGAGGTTGCCCTCGTCCAAGCCTCCGTGGCAGTGCGCGACTCGAAGCACCCGGTCGGCCCGGTCTTGCTCTTCAGCCTCGGCGAATGGCAGTCCTTCGTGGCTGGAGCGAAGGCCGGCGAGTTCGACCGCTGA
- the typA gene encoding translational GTPase TypA, whose product MQTRPDLRNVAIVAHVDHGKTTLVDAMLKQAGAFHARAEVADRVMDSGDLEREKGITILAKNTAVKYVGENGDQVTINIIDTPGHADFGGEVERGLTMVDGVVLLVDASEGPLPQTRFVLRKALKAKMPIILVINKVDRPDARIKEVVDDTYELFLDLDADESQIDFPIVYACARDGIASLNQPEDGKVPGDSDSLQPLFQTLLDTIPAPTFIEGAPLQAHVTNLDASPFLGRLALCRVRQGTIRKGQTVTWCKTDGTQQSVRISELLMTEALERKPAEEAGPGDIIAVAGIADIMIGETLADAENPIPLPLITVDEPAISMTIGTNTSPLVGRVKGAKVTARMVKDRLDKELVGNVSLRILPTERPDAWEVQGRGELALAILVEQMRREQYELTVGKPQVVTKDIDGKLCEPVERLTIDAPEEYLGAITQLLATRKGRMEQMVNHGTGWIRMEWLVPARGLIGFRTEFLTDTRGTGILHHVFEKYEPWFGELRTRNNGSLVADRTGPVTAFAMTNLQERGTLFVEPGTEVYEGMIVGENSRSDDMDVNITKEKKLTNMRASTSDETEKLIPPRKLSLEQALEFCREDECVEVTPAAVRIRKVVLDQTQRARQAARRKHA is encoded by the coding sequence ATGCAGACCCGCCCCGATCTCCGTAACGTCGCGATCGTCGCCCACGTCGACCACGGCAAGACCACGCTCGTCGATGCCATGCTCAAGCAGGCCGGCGCCTTCCACGCGCGCGCCGAGGTCGCCGACCGGGTCATGGACTCCGGCGACCTGGAGCGGGAGAAGGGCATCACGATCCTCGCCAAGAACACCGCCGTCAAGTACGTCGGCGAGAACGGCGACCAGGTCACCATCAACATCATCGACACGCCCGGCCACGCCGACTTCGGCGGCGAGGTCGAGCGCGGCCTGACCATGGTCGACGGCGTGGTGCTGCTGGTCGACGCCTCCGAGGGCCCGCTGCCGCAGACCCGCTTCGTGCTGCGCAAGGCGCTCAAGGCCAAGATGCCGATCATCCTGGTCATCAACAAGGTGGACCGGCCCGACGCGCGGATCAAGGAGGTCGTGGACGACACCTACGAGCTCTTCCTCGACCTCGACGCCGACGAGTCCCAGATCGACTTCCCGATCGTGTACGCGTGCGCCCGCGACGGCATCGCCTCGCTGAACCAGCCCGAGGACGGCAAGGTCCCCGGCGACAGCGACTCGCTGCAGCCGCTGTTCCAGACCCTGCTCGACACCATCCCGGCGCCGACCTTCATCGAGGGCGCGCCGCTGCAGGCCCACGTCACCAACCTCGACGCCTCGCCGTTCCTGGGCCGCCTCGCGCTGTGCCGGGTCCGCCAGGGCACCATCCGCAAGGGCCAGACCGTCACCTGGTGCAAGACCGACGGCACCCAGCAGTCCGTGCGCATCTCCGAGCTGCTGATGACCGAGGCGCTGGAGCGCAAGCCGGCCGAGGAGGCGGGCCCCGGCGACATCATCGCCGTCGCCGGCATCGCCGACATCATGATCGGCGAGACGCTGGCCGACGCGGAGAACCCGATCCCGCTGCCGCTGATCACCGTCGACGAGCCGGCCATCTCGATGACCATCGGCACCAACACCTCACCGCTGGTCGGCCGGGTCAAGGGCGCCAAGGTCACCGCGCGCATGGTCAAGGACCGGCTCGACAAGGAGCTGGTCGGCAACGTGTCGCTGCGCATCCTGCCCACCGAGCGCCCCGACGCCTGGGAGGTGCAGGGCCGCGGCGAGCTGGCGCTGGCCATCCTGGTCGAGCAGATGCGCCGCGAGCAGTACGAGCTGACCGTCGGCAAGCCGCAGGTGGTCACCAAGGACATCGACGGCAAGCTGTGCGAGCCGGTCGAGCGCCTCACCATCGACGCCCCCGAGGAGTACCTCGGCGCGATCACCCAGCTGCTGGCCACCCGCAAGGGGCGCATGGAGCAGATGGTCAACCACGGCACCGGCTGGATCCGGATGGAGTGGCTGGTCCCGGCGCGCGGCCTGATCGGCTTCCGGACCGAGTTCCTCACCGACACCCGGGGCACCGGCATCCTGCACCACGTGTTCGAGAAGTACGAGCCGTGGTTCGGCGAGCTGCGCACCCGTAACAACGGCTCGCTGGTCGCCGACCGGACCGGCCCGGTCACCGCGTTCGCGATGACCAACCTGCAGGAGCGCGGCACGCTGTTCGTCGAGCCCGGCACCGAGGTGTACGAGGGCATGATCGTCGGGGAGAACTCCCGCTCCGACGACATGGACGTCAACATCACCAAGGAGAAGAAGCTCACCAACATGCGGGCGTCCACCTCGGACGAGACCGAGAAGCTGATCCCGCCGCGCAAGCTGTCCCTGGAGCAGGCGCTGGAGTTCTGCCGCGAGGACGAGTGCGTCGAGGTCACCCCGGCCGCCGTCCGCATCCGCAAGGTCGTCCTGGACCAGACCCAGCGCGCCCGCCAGGCCGCCCGCCGCAAGCACGCCTGA
- a CDS encoding DUF6082 family protein has translation MRSGLRGAVTSPYGRIMIVCLTVVAAVALLLVSPLALTRLGAIPGADWEKLSDVAQALGAAATLVSTLALGGVAVSLVMQSRDNKMNREQARRGFHLDLYAMALDDPALLECWGEVVPPAYTQEQHRQHVYVNQIVSFWSMLYKVDELPDDELRQLAAALFAGAPGRRYWNIAGAYRKALRGTRRTREFVRIVDEEYTKAAVSDVHPAETVTPQDAAAQA, from the coding sequence ATGCGTTCTGGGCTGCGCGGTGCGGTCACCTCGCCGTACGGGCGGATCATGATCGTCTGCCTTACCGTGGTGGCAGCCGTCGCGCTCTTGCTCGTGTCACCACTCGCGCTTACCCGCCTCGGCGCGATTCCCGGAGCCGACTGGGAGAAGCTCAGCGATGTCGCACAGGCGCTCGGTGCAGCCGCGACCCTGGTCAGCACGCTCGCGCTCGGTGGCGTCGCCGTGTCGCTGGTGATGCAGTCACGAGACAACAAAATGAACCGCGAGCAAGCACGGCGAGGCTTCCATCTGGACCTGTACGCCATGGCGCTCGACGATCCGGCGTTACTCGAATGCTGGGGCGAGGTCGTGCCGCCGGCCTACACACAGGAACAGCACCGGCAGCACGTCTACGTCAACCAGATCGTCTCGTTCTGGTCGATGTTGTACAAGGTGGACGAGCTGCCGGACGACGAGCTTCGGCAGCTGGCTGCGGCGCTGTTCGCCGGGGCGCCGGGACGCCGCTACTGGAACATCGCAGGGGCGTACCGCAAGGCCCTCCGCGGCACGCGCCGGACGCGCGAGTTCGTCCGCATCGTTGACGAGGAATACACGAAAGCCGCCGTCTCGGACGTTCACCCGGCCGAAACCGTCACCCCGCAGGATGCCGCCGCACAGGCATAG
- a CDS encoding VOC family protein — protein sequence MSGATVIPTLRYRDATAAIRFLRDAFGFRELLVVPGAEGTVAHAELTNGTGMVMVSSTTDGGDGRMPFAGGPAWLYVIVDDVQAHHDRAMANGAEIVYPPKKEEYGGSSYTAADSEGNQWTFGSYRPEGW from the coding sequence ATGTCTGGTGCCACGGTCATCCCCACCCTGCGCTACCGGGACGCCACCGCGGCGATCCGTTTCCTGCGGGACGCGTTCGGATTCCGGGAGCTGCTGGTCGTGCCCGGAGCGGAGGGTACGGTGGCGCACGCCGAGCTGACCAACGGCACCGGCATGGTCATGGTCAGCTCGACCACGGACGGCGGGGACGGGCGGATGCCGTTCGCGGGCGGCCCGGCCTGGCTCTACGTGATCGTGGACGATGTGCAGGCGCACCACGACCGGGCCATGGCCAACGGGGCGGAGATCGTCTACCCGCCGAAGAAGGAGGAGTACGGCGGCAGCAGCTACACCGCCGCCGACTCCGAGGGCAACCAGTGGACGTTCGGCTCCTACCGGCCCGAGGGCTGGTGA